In Oncorhynchus gorbuscha isolate QuinsamMale2020 ecotype Even-year unplaced genomic scaffold, OgorEven_v1.0 Un_scaffold_4435, whole genome shotgun sequence, the genomic stretch GCATGCCCTCCTCTGCCTGCCTTACCGCCTGCCTGTCcctcctctgcctgcctgcctgccttaccgcctgtctgtctgcctgtccctctgcctgtctgcctgcctgtccctctgtatgtctgtctggccctctgtctgtctgtctgtctgtctgcctgtccctctgtctgtctgtatgtctgtctgtctgcctgtccctctgtccgtctgtctgcatgtccctctgtctgtctgcatgtctgtctgcatgtctgcatgtctgtctgttgtctgtctgtctgtctgtctgtctgtctgtaattttttCCATGTGATTCCACGTGCACCCCAGGGCAGAGCAGGCCTCGTTACCCCCCAGGACAGAGCAGGCCTCGTCACCCCCCAGGACAGAGCCTCGTCACCCCCCAGGACAGAGCCTCGTCACCCCCCAGGACAGAGCCTCGTTACCCCCCAGGGGAGAGCAGGCCTCGTCACCCCCCAGGACAGAGCATTGTCACCCCCCAGGACAGAGCCTCGTCACCCCCAGGACAGAGCCTCGTCACCCCCAGGACAGAGCCTCGTCACCCCCAGGACAGAGCCTCGTCACCCCCCAGGACAGAGCCCGCCCAGGACAGAGCCTCATCACCCCCCAGGACAGAGCCTCGTCACCCCCAGGACAGAGCCTCGTCACCCCCAGGACAGAGCCTCGTCACCCCCAGGACAGAGCCTCGTCACCCCCAGGACAGAGCCCCGTCACCCCCAGGACAGAGCCCCGTCACCCCCAGGACAGAGCCCCGTCACCCCCCAGGACAGAGCCTCATCACCCCCAGGACAGAGCCTCATCACCCCCAGGACAGAGCCCCGTCACCCCCAGGACAGAGCCTCCCCAGGACAGAGCCTCGTCACCCCCAGGACAGAGCCTCATCACCCCCAGGACAGAGCCTCATCACCCCCCAGGACAGAGCCTCATCACCCCCAGGACAGAGCCCCGTCACCCCCAGGACAGAGCCTCCCCAGGACAGAGCCTCCCCAGGACAGAGCCTCATCACCCCCAGGACAGAGCCCAGTCACCCCCAGGACAGAGCCCGTCACCCCCAGGACAGAGCCACATCACCCCCCAGGACAGAGCCCCGTCACCCCCCAGGACAGAGCCTCGTCACCCCCAGGACAGAGCCCCGTCACCCCCCAGGACAGAGCCTCGTCACCCCCAGGACAGAGCCCCGTCACCCCCAGGACAGAGCCTCGTCACCCCCAGGACAGAGCCTCGTCACCACCCAGGACAGAGCCCCGTCACCCCCAGGACAGAGCCTCGTCACCCCCCAGGACAGAGCAGGCCTCTGGGTGTTTTTCTGAAGCAGAGTATCCAGGTTATTGTTTCTCCAGATGAAGAGGTCTGGAACGGCAGGGTTTACACTCAATCAGCGTTCGCTCATCAAATGGGCATCAACAGTCCACCGTGGGTCGTGTCCTGTTTAGTAGGAGAACAAACCTGACCAGGTTTTTCCAGAGAATGTTAAACCCCTTTCTCCGACTAAACACAACAGCGTCCTTCCACCAAAACAGCCGAACACACACCATGTGTTGATGCTGACAACGCTGCTCAGGACCGACACGAAAAACGAGATTTGATAAATCACGTTCAGCTACATGTAAACACGTGACTTCATGAGGCACGGCACCCTGGGTAAAACATCTACTTTATACTGCACTTagtgtgaggggtgtgtgtgtgtgtgtgtgtgtgtatgcctctgtgtgtgtgtgtgtgtatgcctctgtgtgtgtgtgtgtgtgtatgcctctgtgagtatgtgtgtgtatgcctctgtgtgtgtgtgtgtgtgtgtgtgtatatgcctctgtgtgtgtgtgtgtgtgtgtgtgtgtgtgtgtgtgtgtgtgtgtgtgtgtgtgtgtgtgtgtgtgtatgtgtatgtgtgtatgtgtgtgtgtgtgtgtgtgtgtgtgtgtgtgtgtgtgtgtgtgtgtgtgtgtgtgtgtgtgtgtgtgtgtgtgtgtgtgtgtgtgtgtgtgtgtgtgtgtgggtgtgtgtgggtgtgtgtgtgtgggtgtatgggtgtgtgtatgggtgtgtgtatgggtgtgtgtatgggtgtgtgtgtgtgtgtgtgtgtgtgtgtgtgtgtgtgtgtgtgtgtgtgtgtgtgtgtgtgtgtgtgtgtgtgtgtgtgtgtctaacctcggTGGGGATTCAAAATCAGCAGAGGGGAGCAGGTGCTGGTGTCTGGGAGAGCGGTGCTGGAGCGGACGGGGAGGAGGGGGTCGGCCCAGTGGGGGGTCTGGGATAGTCTGACGCAGgactcctcccctcttctccagacggGCCCACGTTGAACTCCAGGACAGGAACAACTCGTACAGCAACTGGAcctgaaagagaaggagagagagatacatctaTAATTACTCATTCAACTGCATTTCACCCTGAGAGGTCAGCAGCTCTCtgatcagaggagaggagaggagaggagagggagaggggaggggaggggaggggaggggagagagagagggaggaggggaggggagaggggagaggggagaggaggagagggaggggaggggaggggaggaggggagggagggagggggagaggggagaagggaggggaggggagggagaggggagaagagaggaggggaggggagaggagagggagaggaggagggaggggagggaggggagggggaggggagggg encodes the following:
- the LOC124028560 gene encoding basic proline-rich protein-like produces the protein PTTLAPRPLPAPTTLAPNPSRPPNPHHPGPPAPPGPPSPHHPGPQPFPAPQPRPLPAPTTLAPNPLPAPQPPPPWPPAPPSPHHTGPQPLPVPPAPTTLAPRPLPAPTTLAPTTLAPRPLPAPTTLAPKPTRSPQPIPAPPIPGPSQPPPPWPPSPARPPNPRPQAPPGPPTPPGPPNPEPPTAEQASLPPRTEQASSPPRTEPRHPPGQSLVTPQDRASLPPRGEQASSPPRTEHCHPPGQSLVTPRTEPRHPQDRASSPPGQSLVTPQDRARPGQSLITPQDRASSPPGQSLVTPRTEPRHPQDRASSPPGQSPVTPRTEPRHPQDRAPSPPRTEPHHPQDRASSPPGQSPVTPRTEPPQDRASSPPGQSLITPRTEPHHPPGQSLITPRTEPRHPQDRASPGQSLPRTEPHHPQDRAQSPPGQSPSPPGQSHITPQDRAPSPPRTEPRHPQDRAPSPPRTEPRHPQDRAPSPPGQSLVTPRTEPRHHPGQSPVTPRTEPRHPPGQSRPLGVFLKQSIQVIVSPDEEVWNGRVYTQSAFAHQMGINSPPWVVSCLVGEQT